A portion of the Hydractinia symbiolongicarpus strain clone_291-10 chromosome 10, HSymV2.1, whole genome shotgun sequence genome contains these proteins:
- the LOC130613275 gene encoding endoprotease bli-like isoform X2, with translation MYLSIFLQVIGLVCVYCVRPRIQYGSSNEADCQNIDPKQNMFPRNRRAASSFNDPMYSTQWYLTNGVMKIKEAWDEGYNGKDVVISVLDTGLEKTHDEFKKRYDASASYNFVSNTTDPTPDYVGGSKHGTNVAGIVAGEANNGKCGVGVAYGAKIGGVRFIDTSGGSVAQGKDYSQNAALSFNRNHIDIYTCAWGPDDSIGSKVGYNLAPKAMADGTKHGRNGKGSLFVFGAGNEGIFQDSCGYDGYITSIHTLAISVVNSDGKKSNVSERCPAIIGVTQTRDGAKGVLSNADPMATADLQNKCSNTFSATSAAAAVASGMLALVLQANKDLTWRDVQHIITRTSINDPTKVIDVDNGWKTNGAGFKVSDRFGFGILDAMAMIKLAKNWTTVRPQISCEHENAAHRAIPSTGSLTDKIKLSNTCGITKLEHVVLLLNLTFTPRRDLQVEVKSPSSLVSYMLLPRKMDFGSEIKMYSTMSMHYWGENPAGEWEVLFKNANSATKSNGTLKYYKLIFYGTSNVTAPATPTAPTTLKGSMTTPESSAVSCKGISLLAMMLLVVSRIVFM, from the exons ATGTATctctcaatttttttgcaagttaTTGGATTAGTATGTGTGTATTGTGTACGCCCAAGAATACAATATGGTAGCAGTAATGAAGCAGATTGTCAG aatattgatCCAAAGCAAAACATGTTTCCAAGAAATCGACGTGCTGCAAGTAGCTTCAATGATCCTATGTACAGTACTCAATGGTATTTG ACAAATGGCGTGATGAAGATTAAAGAAGCATGGGACGAAGGGTACAATGGAAAAGATGTTGTCATTAGTGTGTTAGATACTGGCCTCGAAAAAACACATGATGAATTTAAGAAACGATAC GATGCTTCAGCCAGCTATAACTTTGTCTCCAACACAACAGATCCCACTCCAGACTA CGTGGGTGGAAGTAAGCATGGCACAAACGTAGCTGGAATAGTTGCTGGTGAGGCTAACAATGGGAAATGTGGTGTAGGCGTAGCATATGGTGCTAAAATTGGAG GTGTTCGATTCATTGATACATCAGGAGGTTCAGTTGCGCAAGGCAAAGATTACTCTCAGAATGCAGCCTTATCATTTAACCGAAACCACATTGATATTTACACATGTGCATGGGGACCTGATGATTCCATTGGCTCTAAAGTTGGATACAATTTGGCTCCAAAAGCAATGGCTGATGGTACCAAAcat GGTCGAAATGGTAAAGGCAGTCTTTTCGTGTTTGGAGCTGGCAACGAAGGAATTTTCCAAGATTCTTGTGGTTATGATGGTTACATCACGTCTATTCACACGTTGGCCATAAGCGTTGTGAACTCGGATGGAAAGAAATCCAATGTGTCAGAAAGATGTCCCGCTATTATTGGTGTGACGCAAACAAGAGATGGTGCAAAGGGCGTTCTTAGTAATGCTGATCCAATG GCCACAGCTGATCTTCAAAATAAATGCAGTAATACCTTTTCTGCAACTTCAGCTGCAGCCGCAGTGGCTTCTGGGATGTTAGCTTTGGTTTTGCAAGCAAA CAAAGACCTTACATGGCGAGACGTGCAGCACATCATTACACGCACATCAATTAATGACCCTACTAAAGTTATTGATGTGGACAATGGATGGAAGACAAATGGTGCAGGTTTTAAAG TTAGTGACAGATTTGGTTTTGGTATACTTGATGCGATGGCGATGATTAAACTTGCTAAAAACTGGACAACTGTACGTCCACAAATTTCCTGCGAACACGAAAATGCAGCACATAG GGCAATTCCATCAACAGGAAGCTTGACGGACAAGATAAAGCTTTCAAACACATGTGGTATTACAAAGTTGGAACACGTTGTCTTACTTCTCAACTTAACATTTACACCACGACGCGATTTGCAGGTCGAGGTGAAAAGTCCGAGCTCTTTGGTGTCGTACATGCTACTCCCAAGAAAGATGGACTTTGGGAGTGAGATTAAGATGTACTCAACCATGTCTATGCATTACTGGGGAGAAAATCCAGCTGGAGAATGGGAGGTTTTGTTCAAGAATGCAAATTCTGCAACTAAAAGCAATG GTACACTTAAGTATTACAAACTCATATTTTATGGAACTAGCAATGTTACTGCACCCGCCACACCCACAGCACCCACCACGCTTAAAGGATCAATGACAACCCCTGAAAGCTCTGCAGTGTCATGTAAAG gcATTTCATTACTTGCCATGATGTTGTTGGTTGTCTCACGTATTGTTTTCATGTAA
- the LOC130662641 gene encoding xylosyl- and glucuronyltransferase LARGE2s-like isoform X1 has product MMARKCRLDKLINTLVVCSVSCSIVLLLWSLSFDSTPNNASRKLIGKELTGDSTLKFRTTFQLVDHLTPTHEENDKEKEIKLLKEELKFTKEALREVKSKQKERGHSYSMNDLPKCQLLHIAIVCAGYKETRRVVTLIKSILFYRQHPLHFHFISDSAGRHVLQVLFKKWKLQKVSISFYDADKLKAEVEWIPNSHYSGVYGLMKLTLTKALPDILDKVIVLDTDVFFLTNIAELWKLFEKFSTQQAIGLVENQSEWYTGKLWKKYKHWPALGRGFNTGVMLFDLQKLRQIGWANLWRMTAEKQLINLLSTVLADQDVINAALKDNPQVVYKLPCEWNIQLSDNTQSEYCYEEVTDLKIIHWNSPKKLGVKHKHAKYFRNMYLTFLQYDGNLLRNKIFSCNVGQDMEGESTSDVTLTESDQCYEFNLEQTMSRRVHLFYVDYNYEPIDGKDITLLAHLSMDRLQILESLAQHWEGPMSISLYASDAEAQQFSRYSSKSDVLSKRGNIGVHIVYKDGDLYPVNYLRNIALEQVQTTHVFLSDIDFLPMTGLYTYLRNIASSTDLQKKAVVVPAFEAFQYKFNFPPTKEILINMLDSGKLDTFRQNVWPAGHAPTNFDKWKSATKNYMIEWKTDFEPYILVKRQNLPYYDMRFVGFGWNKVSHIMELHAAKYKFIVAANGFIIHMPHAPSFDITKYRSNNVYRRCLRKRKEEFKGDLERKYKVNFDS; this is encoded by the exons ATGATGGCAAGGAAATGTCGACTTGACAAACTTATTAATACTTTGGTGGTTTGTTCAGTATCATGTTCTATTGTGCTTCTTTTGTGGAGTTTGAGCTTTGATTCAACACCAAACAATGCATCGAGAAAGCTCATTGGGAAAG agcTTACTGGTGATTCAACATTAAAGTTTCGCACCACGTTTCAGTTAGTGGATCATCTTACACCTACTCATGAAGAAAAtgacaaagaaaaagaaatcaagctgctaaaagaagaattgaaGTTTACGAAAGAAGCTTTAAGAGAAGTTAAGAGCAAACAAAAGGAAAGAGGGCATAGTTATTCTATGAACGATCTGCCAAAATGCCAA TTATTGCACATTGCTATTGTTTGTGCTGGTTACAAAGAAACACGCCGAGTGGTGACATTGATTAAGTCCATTTTATTTTATCGCCAACATCCGCTTCACTTTCATTTCATATCTGATTCAGCTGGGCGACATGTGCTTCAAGTGTTGTTCAAAAAATGGAAGTTACAAAAAG TGAGTATAAGTTTCTACGATGCTGACAAACTCAAA GCTGAAGTTGAGTGGATACCAAATAGTCATTACTCTGGAGTGTATGGCTTAATGAAGCTTACTCTGACAAAAGCATTACCTGATATCTTGGACAAG gTTATTGTGCTGGATACAGATGTGTTCTTTCTGACAAATATTGCAGAACTTTGGAAATTGTTTGAGAAATTTTCCACTCAGCAG gctATTGGACTTGTAGAAAACCAAAGTGAATGGTACACTGGAAAACTCTGGAAGAAGTACAAGCATTGGCCGGCTCTG GGCCGAGGATTCAACACAGGTGTTATGTTGTTCGATTTACAAAAGCTTCGACAAATTGGATGGGCAAACTTATGGAGGATGacggcagaaaaacaattgatcAATCTCTTGTCAACTGTACTGGCTGATCAAGATGTAATAAATGCTGCCTTGAAAGATAATCCACAAGTTGTGTACAAGTTACCCTGCGAATGGAATATTCAGCTAAGTGATAACACTCAAAGTGAGTACTGCTATGAGGAAGTGACAGATCTAAAAATCATACACTGGAACTCACCAAAAAAACTTGGAGTCAAACATAAACATGCAAAGTATTTTCGTAACATGTATCTAACATTTCTGCAGTATGATGGAAATCTGTTGAG GAATAAAATTTTCTCTTGTAATGTTGGTCAAGATATGGAAGGTGAAAGTACTAGCGATGTTACATTAACAGAATCTGATCAATGTTATGAATTTAATTTGGAACAGACCATGTCGAGAAGAGTTCATTTGTTTTATGTTGATTATAACTATGAACCC ATTGATGGTAAAGATATCACATTGTTAGCACATTTATCTATGGACAGACTTCAAATATTAGAATCACTAGCGCAGCATTGGGAAG GACCAATGTCGATATCTTTGTATGCATCTGATGCTGAAGCTCAGCAATTTTCACGCTATTCCAGCAAATCTGATGTTCTCAGCAAGAGGGGAAATATAGGAGTACATATTGTATACAAGGATGGG GATCTCTATCCAGTCAACTATCTTCGCAATATTGCTTTAGAACAAGTTCAAAcaacacatgtttttttaagcGATATCGATTTTCTACCAATGACAGGATTGTACACTTATTTACG taacatTGCGAGTTCTACAGATCTGCAAAAGaag GCTGTTGTGGTACCTGCTTTCGAAGCGTTTCAGTACAAGTTTAATTTTCCACCAactaaagaaattttaatcaaCATGCTTGATAGTGGAAAGCTTGATACATTCAG ACAAAATGTTTGGCCGGCTGGACACGCTCCGACAAATTTTGACAAATGGAAATCCGCTACAAAAAATTATATG ATCGAGTGGAAGACAGATTTTGAACCTTACATTTTGGTGAAGCGTCAAAATCTACCATATTACGATATGAGATTTGTAGGCTTTGGTTGGAACAAGGTTTCGCATATCATGGAACTTCACGCTGCTAA GTACAAATTCATAGTTGCAGCGAACGGATTTATCATACATATGCCCCATGCTCCCTCTTttgatatcacgaaatacagaTCTAATAATGTATATAGAAG ATGTTTACGAAAACgaaaagaagaatttaaagGTGATctagaaagaaaatataaagtaaATTTTGATAGTTAG
- the LOC130613275 gene encoding endoprotease bli-like isoform X1, whose translation MYLSIFLQVIGLVCVYCVRPRIQYGSSNEADCQNIDPKQNMFPRNRRAASSFNDPMYSTQWYLTNGVMKIKEAWDEGYNGKDVVISVLDTGLEKTHDEFKKRYDASASYNFVSNTTDPTPDYVGGSKHGTNVAGIVAGEANNGKCGVGVAYGAKIGGVRFIDTSGGSVAQGKDYSQNAALSFNRNHIDIYTCAWGPDDSIGSKVGYNLAPKAMADGTKHGRNGKGSLFVFGAGNEGIFQDSCGYDGYITSIHTLAISVVNSDGKKSNVSERCPAIIGVTQTRDGAKGVLSNADPMATADLQNKCSNTFSATSAAAAVASGMLALVLQANKDLTWRDVQHIITRTSINDPTKVIDVDNGWKTNGAGFKVSDRFGFGILDAMAMIKLAKNWTTVRPQISCEHENAAHRAIPSTGSLTDKIKLSNTCGITKLEHVVLLLNLTFTPRRDLQVEVKSPSSLVSYMLLPRKMDFGSEIKMYSTMSMHYWGENPAGEWEVLFKNANSATKSNGTLKYYKLIFYGTSNVTAPATSTAPTTPTVTNTTTATTTPTTAITEPTATTMPSAAITAPTTPTATTKSKKSTPTTPENSAVSCKGVSLLAMMLLVVSRIVFM comes from the exons ATGTATctctcaatttttttgcaagttaTTGGATTAGTATGTGTGTATTGTGTACGCCCAAGAATACAATATGGTAGCAGTAATGAAGCAGATTGTCAG aatattgatCCAAAGCAAAACATGTTTCCAAGAAATCGACGTGCTGCAAGTAGCTTCAATGATCCTATGTACAGTACTCAATGGTATTTG ACAAATGGCGTGATGAAGATTAAAGAAGCATGGGACGAAGGGTACAATGGAAAAGATGTTGTCATTAGTGTGTTAGATACTGGCCTCGAAAAAACACATGATGAATTTAAGAAACGATAC GATGCTTCAGCCAGCTATAACTTTGTCTCCAACACAACAGATCCCACTCCAGACTA CGTGGGTGGAAGTAAGCATGGCACAAACGTAGCTGGAATAGTTGCTGGTGAGGCTAACAATGGGAAATGTGGTGTAGGCGTAGCATATGGTGCTAAAATTGGAG GTGTTCGATTCATTGATACATCAGGAGGTTCAGTTGCGCAAGGCAAAGATTACTCTCAGAATGCAGCCTTATCATTTAACCGAAACCACATTGATATTTACACATGTGCATGGGGACCTGATGATTCCATTGGCTCTAAAGTTGGATACAATTTGGCTCCAAAAGCAATGGCTGATGGTACCAAAcat GGTCGAAATGGTAAAGGCAGTCTTTTCGTGTTTGGAGCTGGCAACGAAGGAATTTTCCAAGATTCTTGTGGTTATGATGGTTACATCACGTCTATTCACACGTTGGCCATAAGCGTTGTGAACTCGGATGGAAAGAAATCCAATGTGTCAGAAAGATGTCCCGCTATTATTGGTGTGACGCAAACAAGAGATGGTGCAAAGGGCGTTCTTAGTAATGCTGATCCAATG GCCACAGCTGATCTTCAAAATAAATGCAGTAATACCTTTTCTGCAACTTCAGCTGCAGCCGCAGTGGCTTCTGGGATGTTAGCTTTGGTTTTGCAAGCAAA CAAAGACCTTACATGGCGAGACGTGCAGCACATCATTACACGCACATCAATTAATGACCCTACTAAAGTTATTGATGTGGACAATGGATGGAAGACAAATGGTGCAGGTTTTAAAG TTAGTGACAGATTTGGTTTTGGTATACTTGATGCGATGGCGATGATTAAACTTGCTAAAAACTGGACAACTGTACGTCCACAAATTTCCTGCGAACACGAAAATGCAGCACATAG GGCAATTCCATCAACAGGAAGCTTGACGGACAAGATAAAGCTTTCAAACACATGTGGTATTACAAAGTTGGAACACGTTGTCTTACTTCTCAACTTAACATTTACACCACGACGCGATTTGCAGGTCGAGGTGAAAAGTCCGAGCTCTTTGGTGTCGTACATGCTACTCCCAAGAAAGATGGACTTTGGGAGTGAGATTAAGATGTACTCAACCATGTCTATGCATTACTGGGGAGAAAATCCAGCTGGAGAATGGGAGGTTTTGTTCAAGAATGCAAATTCTGCAACTAAAAGCAATG GTACACTCAAGTATTACAAACTCATATTTTATGGAACTAGCAATGTTACTGCACCTGCCACGTCTACAGCACCAACCACGCCTACAGTAACCAATACAACTACTGCAACTACCACACCCACTACAGCTATTACTGAACCCACCGCAACCACTATGCCCAGTGCAGCCATTACTGCACCCACAACGCCCACTGCAACCACCAAGTCTAAAAAATCAACGCCAACTACCCCCGAAAACTCTGCAGTGTCGTGTAAAG gcGTTTCATTACTTGCGATGATGTTGTTGGTTGTCTCACGTATTGTTTTCATGTAA
- the LOC130662641 gene encoding xylosyl- and glucuronyltransferase LARGE2s-like isoform X2 yields the protein MCFKCCSKNGSYKKAEVEWIPNSHYSGVYGLMKLTLTKALPDILDKVIVLDTDVFFLTNIAELWKLFEKFSTQQAIGLVENQSEWYTGKLWKKYKHWPALGRGFNTGVMLFDLQKLRQIGWANLWRMTAEKQLINLLSTVLADQDVINAALKDNPQVVYKLPCEWNIQLSDNTQSEYCYEEVTDLKIIHWNSPKKLGVKHKHAKYFRNMYLTFLQYDGNLLRNKIFSCNVGQDMEGESTSDVTLTESDQCYEFNLEQTMSRRVHLFYVDYNYEPIDGKDITLLAHLSMDRLQILESLAQHWEGPMSISLYASDAEAQQFSRYSSKSDVLSKRGNIGVHIVYKDGDLYPVNYLRNIALEQVQTTHVFLSDIDFLPMTGLYTYLRNIASSTDLQKKAVVVPAFEAFQYKFNFPPTKEILINMLDSGKLDTFRQNVWPAGHAPTNFDKWKSATKNYMIEWKTDFEPYILVKRQNLPYYDMRFVGFGWNKVSHIMELHAAKYKFIVAANGFIIHMPHAPSFDITKYRSNNVYRRCLRKRKEEFKGDLERKYKVNFDS from the exons ATGTGCTTCAAGTGTTGTTCAAAAAATGGAAGTTACAAAAAG GCTGAAGTTGAGTGGATACCAAATAGTCATTACTCTGGAGTGTATGGCTTAATGAAGCTTACTCTGACAAAAGCATTACCTGATATCTTGGACAAG gTTATTGTGCTGGATACAGATGTGTTCTTTCTGACAAATATTGCAGAACTTTGGAAATTGTTTGAGAAATTTTCCACTCAGCAG gctATTGGACTTGTAGAAAACCAAAGTGAATGGTACACTGGAAAACTCTGGAAGAAGTACAAGCATTGGCCGGCTCTG GGCCGAGGATTCAACACAGGTGTTATGTTGTTCGATTTACAAAAGCTTCGACAAATTGGATGGGCAAACTTATGGAGGATGacggcagaaaaacaattgatcAATCTCTTGTCAACTGTACTGGCTGATCAAGATGTAATAAATGCTGCCTTGAAAGATAATCCACAAGTTGTGTACAAGTTACCCTGCGAATGGAATATTCAGCTAAGTGATAACACTCAAAGTGAGTACTGCTATGAGGAAGTGACAGATCTAAAAATCATACACTGGAACTCACCAAAAAAACTTGGAGTCAAACATAAACATGCAAAGTATTTTCGTAACATGTATCTAACATTTCTGCAGTATGATGGAAATCTGTTGAG GAATAAAATTTTCTCTTGTAATGTTGGTCAAGATATGGAAGGTGAAAGTACTAGCGATGTTACATTAACAGAATCTGATCAATGTTATGAATTTAATTTGGAACAGACCATGTCGAGAAGAGTTCATTTGTTTTATGTTGATTATAACTATGAACCC ATTGATGGTAAAGATATCACATTGTTAGCACATTTATCTATGGACAGACTTCAAATATTAGAATCACTAGCGCAGCATTGGGAAG GACCAATGTCGATATCTTTGTATGCATCTGATGCTGAAGCTCAGCAATTTTCACGCTATTCCAGCAAATCTGATGTTCTCAGCAAGAGGGGAAATATAGGAGTACATATTGTATACAAGGATGGG GATCTCTATCCAGTCAACTATCTTCGCAATATTGCTTTAGAACAAGTTCAAAcaacacatgtttttttaagcGATATCGATTTTCTACCAATGACAGGATTGTACACTTATTTACG taacatTGCGAGTTCTACAGATCTGCAAAAGaag GCTGTTGTGGTACCTGCTTTCGAAGCGTTTCAGTACAAGTTTAATTTTCCACCAactaaagaaattttaatcaaCATGCTTGATAGTGGAAAGCTTGATACATTCAG ACAAAATGTTTGGCCGGCTGGACACGCTCCGACAAATTTTGACAAATGGAAATCCGCTACAAAAAATTATATG ATCGAGTGGAAGACAGATTTTGAACCTTACATTTTGGTGAAGCGTCAAAATCTACCATATTACGATATGAGATTTGTAGGCTTTGGTTGGAACAAGGTTTCGCATATCATGGAACTTCACGCTGCTAA GTACAAATTCATAGTTGCAGCGAACGGATTTATCATACATATGCCCCATGCTCCCTCTTttgatatcacgaaatacagaTCTAATAATGTATATAGAAG ATGTTTACGAAAACgaaaagaagaatttaaagGTGATctagaaagaaaatataaagtaaATTTTGATAGTTAG
- the LOC130613273 gene encoding heterogeneous nuclear ribonucleoprotein 87F-like — protein MSYEENEDSRECEAMRKMFVGGLNRETTEDDFFNYFSSFGNMLDKVIIQDPHTKTSRGFGFITYDQSDCVEAVFQARPHVLDGKTLDVKRAMPREYNTATAHSKVTKLFIGGIGPDLTPEELQQYIENRHPTSIGTVNSIDFLKDRETNKNKGFGFLECSSTDFADRLTISENSFTLKDRQMSLKKAEPKNPEGGNGGRGGRGGGGFRGGRGGGGGFRGGRGGGSSGGFRGGRGGGGGGRGRGGYRGGYNNDQGNYGGGVGGWNNQQQGNGYNNYDSSYAQQGNPAGGQNFNNYNTNPAAGGGGFGGNQASTYNQAPNYAQNSYGQPNYNQGAGYNQYGGQSTYDGTQNSNRGNWGGTSNNRYQPY, from the exons ATG AGCTACGAGGAAAATGAAGATAGCAGAGAATGCGAGGCTATGCGAAAGATGTTTGTAGGTGGTTTAAATAGAGAGACTACAGAGGATGATTTCTTcaattatttttcttcttttggaaATATGTTGGACAAAGTTATCATACAGGATCCACATACAAAAACGTCCCGAGGTTTTGGTTTTATAACTTATGATCAATCTGATTGTGTTGAAGCAGTATTTCAGGCACGACCTCATGTGCTTGATGGAAAGACATTAGATGTTAAGCGAGCAATGCCAAGAGAATATAATACTGCAACTGCTCATTCAAAGGTTACAAAACTATTTATCGGTGGCATTGGTCCAGACCTTACTCCAGAAGAACTGCAACAATATATTGAAAATCGCCATCCAACATCTATCGGTACTGTCAATTcaattgactttttaaaggacagagaaacaaataaaaacaaaggatTTGGTTTTTTGGAATGCTCCAGCACAGATTTTGCGGATCGATTGACTATTAGTGAAAATTCGTTCACACTGAAGGATAGGCAAATGTCTTTAAAGAAGGCAGAGCCTAAAAATCCTGAAG GTGGCAATGGTGGTCGAGGAGGTCGTGGAGGTGGTGGTTTTAGAGGAGGccgtggtggtggtggtggcttTCGAGGAGGTCGTGGAGGTGGTAGTAGTGGTGGGTTTAGAGGAGGTCGTggcggtggtggtggtggtagaGGAAGGGGTGGCTATAGAGGCGGTTACAATAATGATCAAGGCAATTATGGAGGAGGAGTTGGTGGATGGAATAACCAACAGCAAGGCAATGGTTACAATAATTATGACTCAAGTTATGCACAACAGGGAAATCCTGCAGGAGGTCAAAATTTTAATAACTACAATACTAACCCTGCAGCAGGCGGTGGTGGGTTCGGTGGTAACCAGGCTAGCACATACAATCAGGCACCAAACTATGCCCAAAACAGCTATGGTCAGCCCAACTACAATCAAGGTGCTGGTTACAATCAATATGGAGGTCAGAGTACTTATGATGGGACCCAAAATTCTAATCGAGGAAATTGGGGTGGAACCAGTAACAACAGATACCAACCATATTAA